The Chloroflexota bacterium genome includes a window with the following:
- a CDS encoding aminodeoxychorismate/anthranilate synthase component II, with protein sequence MILIIDNYDSFVYNLAQYVGELGAEPLVRRNDCISLDEVKALAPTHIIISPGPGTPLDSGISNDILRSFAGRIPILGVCLGHQCMGYVYGGEVIRHTPTHGKASTIYHDGRTIFSGIPSPIEAGRYHSLIVKAETVPSCLEVSAWTVDGVVMGVRHRDYVVEGVQFHPESVLTPNGLKILDNFLRISCAVWNPA encoded by the coding sequence ATGATCCTGATCATCGATAACTACGATTCCTTTGTTTATAATCTGGCCCAGTACGTGGGTGAACTTGGTGCGGAACCTCTGGTTCGCCGAAATGATTGCATTTCTCTGGACGAGGTAAAGGCACTAGCACCGACTCACATCATCATCTCTCCAGGTCCCGGCACCCCCCTGGACAGCGGAATCTCCAATGACATACTGCGTTCTTTCGCCGGCAGGATTCCTATCCTGGGCGTATGCCTGGGACATCAGTGCATGGGCTACGTCTATGGTGGCGAAGTCATCCGTCACACGCCTACACACGGCAAGGCATCCACCATCTACCACGACGGCAGAACGATCTTTTCCGGTATTCCCAGCCCTATTGAAGCCGGGCGTTATCACTCCCTCATAGTAAAAGCCGAAACCGTGCCTTCCTGCCTCGAAGTCTCGGCCTGGACGGTAGACGGAGTGGTCATGGGAGTGCGCCACAGAGACTACGTCGTAGAAGGGGTCCAGTTCCATCCTGAATCTGTCCTTACCCCGAACGGACTCAAGATACTGGACAACTTTCTGCGTATATCCTGCGCTGTTTGGAACCCAGCGTAG
- the pabB gene encoding aminodeoxychorismate synthase component I codes for MSFFLDSGMDAANLGRYSFIGSDPFLIMTSRGDTLNLLSPTGRESKKGNPFEALESLLNAYVLEASHFPTPFVGGVVGYFSYDLCHFIERLPSTAIDDTLLPECYLGFYDLALTFDHLKGRTYVASSGFPERDEEKRLRRAARRLQEAKATLLTPPPKPNSAPPDRERGLGANLRTNFTHHEYIRAVEAAREYIAAGDIFQVNLSQRFDTDFTATPYELYQRLRQLSPAPFAAYLNFDEVTVISSSPERFLKVNGDRVETRPMKGTRPRGASASEDEALAQELLHSVKDRAENVMIVDLERNDIGRVCRFGTVRVRELWTLEKYATVFQLTSTVEGRLRPDRNRIDLLKACFPGGSITGAPKVRAMEIIDELEPTRRSIYTGSIGYLSFSGEMDLNIAIRTMFIKDGKAYFQVGGAVTYDSDPEREYQETMDKAKAMFQSLSLSPWSAAIA; via the coding sequence ATGAGCTTCTTCCTCGACAGTGGGATGGATGCTGCCAATCTGGGGCGTTACTCCTTCATAGGCAGCGATCCCTTCCTGATAATGACAAGCCGCGGCGATACCCTCAACCTCCTTAGCCCAACTGGGCGAGAGAGCAAAAAGGGCAACCCTTTTGAAGCCCTAGAGAGCTTGCTGAACGCGTATGTATTGGAAGCGTCTCATTTTCCTACACCTTTTGTCGGCGGTGTGGTAGGCTATTTCAGCTATGATCTGTGTCACTTCATCGAGCGTCTCCCGTCTACCGCCATCGACGACACCTTGCTCCCCGAGTGCTATCTTGGCTTCTATGATCTAGCCCTCACTTTCGATCATCTCAAAGGCAGGACCTATGTTGCTTCTAGCGGCTTTCCAGAGCGAGACGAAGAGAAGCGTTTGAGAAGGGCAGCCAGGCGCCTTCAAGAGGCAAAGGCAACCCTGCTCACTCCACCCCCAAAACCAAACAGCGCCCCTCCAGATAGGGAAAGAGGGCTCGGTGCGAACCTGCGAACCAACTTCACCCACCATGAGTATATCAGAGCTGTGGAGGCTGCCAGGGAGTATATCGCCGCCGGGGATATTTTCCAGGTCAACCTGTCTCAAAGATTCGATACAGATTTCACGGCCACCCCCTACGAGCTCTATCAACGCCTGCGACAGCTTAGCCCGGCCCCCTTTGCTGCCTATCTCAACTTCGACGAGGTGACCGTCATTAGCTCATCCCCTGAGAGGTTCCTCAAAGTGAACGGCGACCGGGTGGAAACGCGCCCGATGAAAGGCACCCGGCCTCGCGGGGCTTCAGCCTCAGAGGACGAGGCGCTGGCACAAGAACTGTTACATAGCGTCAAGGACAGGGCTGAAAATGTTATGATTGTTGATCTGGAAAGAAACGACATTGGGAGGGTGTGTCGCTTCGGTACAGTGAGGGTGAGGGAACTATGGACTTTAGAGAAATACGCTACTGTATTTCAGCTCACCTCCACTGTGGAAGGCAGGCTGAGGCCAGACAGGAATAGGATTGACCTGCTGAAAGCCTGTTTCCCCGGTGGCTCGATTACCGGTGCCCCGAAAGTGAGGGCTATGGAGATCATTGATGAACTGGAACCCACCAGAAGAAGCATCTACACTGGCTCCATCGGATATCTTAGCTTCAGCGGGGAGATGGACCTCAACATCGCCATCCGTACCATGTTTATTAAGGATGGGAAGGCGTACTTTCAAGTAGGGGGCGCTGTCACTTATGACTCCGACCCAGAAAGGGAATACCAGGAGACAATGGACAAGGCAAAAGCTATGTTTCAATCTCTGAGTTTGTCGCCCTGGTCGGCAGCAATAGCATGA
- a CDS encoding DUF503 domain-containing protein, with translation MSLGVCTIQLRFPENRSLKEKRRVLKSLITRVRNKYNVAIAEMGDQDLWQLAVIGVAYLSNDAQQVDQVLSKVAEFIRQSRLDIEVLDYNIEIMSFP, from the coding sequence ATGAGCCTCGGGGTTTGTACCATTCAGCTTCGCTTTCCTGAGAACCGCTCTCTTAAAGAAAAGAGAAGGGTGCTGAAGTCCCTTATCACCAGGGTAAGGAATAAGTACAATGTGGCGATTGCGGAAATGGGTGACCAGGACCTGTGGCAATTGGCTGTGATAGGGGTAGCCTATCTTAGCAACGACGCTCAACAAGTCGATCAGGTGTTGTCAAAAGTGGCTGAGTTTATCAGGCAGAGTAGGCTTGATATTGAGGTGCTCGACTACAATATCGAAATTATGTCTTTCCCCTGA
- a CDS encoding DEAD/DEAH box helicase, whose product MISVASFVDHLKGLADYRNQVAHIEHLPSREASYRKLGTPLALSLEMALQQAGLSPLYSHQAVAIDATRSGKNVIVVTPAASGKTLCYNVPVLQAILTEKGSRALYLFPTKALAQDQLRSLTELVSLLPTRIRLATFDGDTPTEERPQIRRTAQIVLTNPDMLHLGILPNHPAWSRFFRRLKYVVVDEAHIYRGVFGSHVGNVLRRLRRIFSLYNVSPQFICCSATIGNPREHIEKLVGQPFEVIEADGAPRGKKDFILWNPPILDPAKTSRHSANAEAAFLLAELVRQGIRTLAFAKTRKLTELIYNYARQRLAESNLAQQIKPYRAGYLPEDRRQIEQELFQGQLLGVVATTALELGIDIGDLDATVLTGYPGSIAATWQQAGRSGRRTGQSLSFLIGLDNPLDQYFMRHPESIFRRNFENALTDPGNPYVLKSHLLCAAWELPLAEGDEKLWGTSFAKARDALQEEGLLREQRGNWYLAATIAYPAEHVNIRSTSSLYYIILDSSQGNIPLETVESSVAFSQIHPGAIYLHQGRSYLITKLDLLARTAYATPTDVPYYTQAKELTDLRVLRIAKEKDTPKARSYLGEVEVTTAVIGFRRKRQFTEEVVDEEPLDLPPQCFQTVALWLDIPAQAVDRIAERQLDFAGGLHAGEHAAIAILPLFALCDRNDLGGVSTPFHPDTGKAQIFIYDAHPGGTGIAEKGFDLIQDLWRETLKVIAECPCDGGCPSCIQSPKCGNNNQPLDKKAAQIILKELTEDYRKGEGV is encoded by the coding sequence ATGATATCAGTCGCATCTTTTGTTGATCACCTTAAGGGTTTGGCTGACTACAGGAATCAAGTTGCCCACATCGAGCACCTGCCGTCCCGCGAGGCAAGCTACCGCAAGTTAGGCACGCCCTTGGCTCTGTCCCTCGAAATGGCGCTACAACAGGCGGGACTATCCCCACTCTATAGTCACCAGGCGGTGGCAATAGACGCAACCAGATCGGGGAAGAATGTTATAGTGGTGACTCCTGCTGCCAGCGGCAAAACCCTGTGCTACAATGTGCCAGTATTGCAAGCGATCTTGACCGAAAAGGGCAGTCGAGCCCTCTACCTCTTTCCTACCAAAGCTCTGGCTCAGGACCAGTTACGCAGCTTGACCGAGCTGGTTTCTTTGCTTCCCACCCGAATAAGGTTGGCTACCTTCGATGGCGATACACCGACCGAGGAGCGTCCGCAGATAAGAAGGACGGCTCAGATTGTGCTTACTAACCCTGACATGCTCCATCTGGGCATCTTGCCCAATCATCCAGCGTGGTCAAGGTTTTTCCGTCGGCTAAAGTATGTTGTGGTCGACGAAGCCCACATCTATCGTGGGGTGTTCGGGTCACACGTCGGCAACGTGTTACGCAGGTTGAGGCGTATCTTCTCCCTTTACAACGTCAGTCCCCAGTTTATCTGCTGCTCGGCCACTATTGGTAACCCCAGAGAACACATCGAGAAACTGGTGGGGCAACCTTTCGAAGTGATCGAAGCGGATGGGGCACCGCGCGGCAAAAAGGACTTCATCCTGTGGAACCCGCCTATCCTGGATCCAGCCAAGACATCTCGCCATAGTGCGAATGCTGAAGCCGCTTTTCTACTGGCTGAACTGGTGCGCCAGGGCATTCGGACTCTTGCCTTTGCCAAGACACGCAAGCTGACGGAACTGATTTATAACTATGCCAGACAGCGGCTGGCCGAATCGAACCTGGCACAGCAGATCAAACCCTACCGGGCTGGCTACCTCCCTGAGGATAGACGCCAGATCGAGCAGGAGCTTTTTCAGGGCCAGCTCTTGGGGGTAGTGGCTACCACAGCGCTAGAGCTGGGGATAGACATTGGCGATCTGGATGCTACCGTGCTCACCGGTTACCCGGGAAGCATTGCTGCCACCTGGCAACAGGCTGGTCGCAGCGGCAGGAGAACCGGTCAGTCTCTCAGCTTTCTCATCGGTTTGGATAACCCTCTGGACCAGTACTTCATGCGTCACCCCGAGTCTATCTTCCGCCGAAATTTTGAGAATGCCCTGACTGACCCAGGTAACCCCTATGTGTTGAAATCCCATCTTCTGTGCGCCGCCTGGGAGCTTCCTCTGGCTGAAGGTGATGAAAAGCTTTGGGGAACAAGCTTTGCCAAAGCCAGAGACGCTCTGCAAGAGGAGGGCCTTCTCAGGGAGCAAAGAGGAAACTGGTATCTGGCGGCCACCATCGCCTATCCTGCTGAGCATGTTAACATACGCTCCACTTCTTCTCTTTATTACATCATTCTGGACTCCTCTCAAGGCAACATACCCCTGGAGACTGTTGAGTCCAGTGTGGCTTTCTCCCAAATCCACCCTGGCGCTATCTATTTACACCAGGGAAGGTCCTATCTGATAACCAAGCTGGATTTGCTTGCCCGTACCGCCTACGCCACTCCCACGGACGTGCCTTACTATACCCAGGCCAAGGAGTTGACGGATCTGCGGGTGTTGAGGATCGCCAAAGAGAAGGATACGCCGAAAGCCAGGAGCTATCTTGGTGAAGTGGAGGTAACCACGGCGGTGATCGGTTTTAGAAGAAAGAGGCAGTTCACGGAGGAGGTTGTGGACGAAGAGCCTCTCGACCTACCACCCCAGTGTTTTCAGACCGTAGCTTTGTGGCTTGACATACCTGCTCAGGCGGTGGATCGAATAGCCGAAAGGCAGCTCGATTTTGCTGGCGGCTTGCACGCAGGGGAGCATGCTGCTATTGCTATACTGCCACTGTTTGCCTTGTGTGATCGCAACGACCTGGGTGGAGTGTCCACCCCCTTTCACCCGGACACCGGAAAGGCGCAGATATTCATCTACGATGCTCACCCAGGCGGCACAGGAATTGCAGAAAAGGGTTTTGATCTGATTCAGGATTTATGGCGGGAAACGCTGAAGGTGATCGCTGAGTGTCCTTGTGATGGGGGATGTCCCAGTTGCATTCAGTCGCCCAAATGTGGGAATAATAACCAGCCACTGGATAAGAAGGCTGCACAGATAATACTCAAAGAATTGACAGAAGACTATAGAAAAGGAGAGGGGGTATAG
- a CDS encoding type III PLP-dependent enzyme, giving the protein MADGRLSLQKAVGEILEREGTPALVMDKRAIRERYREFCREFSKARIYYALKANPHPGLVELLHEIGCQFEISSQGELELLLGMGISIRSIISSNPVKDPAFIRSAYASGIHVFAFDSFSEVEKLSKLALGSQVYVRLSVPNEGSEWPLSKKFGVEAEQAAGLLAEAQERGLKPQGIAFHVGSQCTRAATWAKAIQKSRAVWDMAASKGVELKALNIGGGFPIEYTRSVPSLAEIARVVEESLARAFPGGVEVLVAPGRALVGDSGILGATVVAKAEREGERWLYLDVGVFNGLMEAVGGIRYSLRTSKRGRSKKWVLAGPSCDSFDVICNEAELPEVGIGDRVYFLSAGAYTTAYASQFDGFPIPKVYFIE; this is encoded by the coding sequence TTGGCAGATGGACGTCTGAGCTTGCAAAAGGCTGTGGGGGAAATTCTGGAGAGAGAAGGGACTCCGGCGCTTGTGATGGATAAGCGGGCCATCAGGGAGAGATACCGGGAGTTCTGCCGGGAATTCAGTAAGGCAAGAATCTACTACGCGTTGAAGGCTAATCCGCACCCGGGCCTGGTGGAACTCCTTCATGAGATAGGCTGCCAGTTCGAGATATCGTCTCAGGGGGAGCTAGAATTGCTGCTGGGAATGGGAATCTCCATTCGGAGCATTATATCCAGCAACCCGGTCAAGGATCCGGCCTTCATCAGGTCGGCGTATGCCAGCGGGATACACGTATTTGCTTTTGATTCGTTTTCCGAGGTGGAAAAGCTATCTAAGCTGGCGCTGGGCAGCCAGGTCTATGTGCGCCTCTCGGTGCCGAATGAAGGCAGTGAGTGGCCACTGAGCAAGAAATTCGGTGTGGAAGCGGAACAGGCTGCCGGGCTTCTGGCGGAGGCCCAGGAGAGGGGTCTCAAACCCCAGGGCATTGCCTTTCATGTTGGGTCCCAGTGCACCAGGGCGGCCACCTGGGCTAAGGCGATTCAAAAGAGCCGGGCGGTTTGGGACATGGCGGCGAGTAAAGGGGTGGAATTGAAAGCCTTGAATATCGGCGGTGGCTTTCCCATCGAGTACACCAGATCGGTGCCGTCCCTAGCCGAGATCGCCCGGGTGGTGGAGGAATCGTTGGCCAGGGCTTTCCCTGGTGGCGTAGAGGTGCTGGTTGCGCCGGGAAGGGCTCTGGTGGGGGATTCAGGCATCCTGGGAGCCACAGTGGTAGCTAAGGCGGAGCGAGAGGGCGAGAGGTGGCTTTATCTAGATGTTGGCGTGTTCAATGGTCTGATGGAGGCGGTGGGCGGCATAAGGTACAGCCTGAGAACCAGCAAGCGTGGCCGGAGCAAGAAGTGGGTGCTGGCCGGGCCATCGTGCGACAGCTTTGACGTCATTTGTAATGAAGCGGAGCTTCCGGAGGTGGGGATTGGCGACAGAGTGTATTTCCTGTCTGCTGGTGCCTACACCACCGCTTACGCCTCCCAATTCGACGGGTTTCCAATCCCGAAGGTATATTTTATAGAATAG
- the speE gene encoding polyamine aminopropyltransferase, whose protein sequence is MSGIVFREQDPFAPIEYAYEVEEVICRRRTKHQELLIFRDPYFGRVLVLDGVVQLTERDEHFYHEMLAQVPLHAHPSPKSVLIIGGGDGGTLREVVKHEVVKKVVMVELDAGVIEAAKEFLPTLSIGFADPRTEVLEMDGAVFLAKTRGEFDVIIIDSTDPVGPAESLFSEACFTHAFSSLKPGGIFVAQTESLHFHRDFVRHVQRRLAGIFNVVSLYTVSLATYAGNWWTFSIASKGGDPKEVLRKCVVPARYYTEEVHRHAFLPQGVYQRLMAGD, encoded by the coding sequence GTGTCGGGCATAGTTTTTCGTGAACAGGACCCTTTTGCGCCCATAGAGTACGCGTATGAGGTAGAGGAGGTAATCTGCCGGCGGCGGACGAAGCACCAGGAACTGCTCATATTCAGGGATCCCTATTTCGGCAGGGTGCTGGTGCTGGACGGCGTGGTGCAGCTTACTGAAAGGGATGAGCATTTCTATCATGAAATGCTGGCGCAGGTGCCACTGCATGCGCATCCTTCCCCCAAGAGCGTCCTGATCATCGGGGGTGGTGATGGGGGCACCTTGCGCGAAGTGGTCAAGCATGAGGTGGTGAAGAAGGTTGTGATGGTGGAGCTGGATGCGGGGGTGATAGAGGCCGCAAAGGAGTTCCTGCCCACGCTATCCATCGGCTTCGCTGATCCCAGGACAGAGGTCTTGGAGATGGACGGGGCAGTTTTCCTGGCGAAAACAAGAGGCGAGTTTGATGTCATCATCATTGACTCCACGGACCCGGTGGGCCCGGCTGAGTCCCTTTTCAGCGAAGCATGCTTCACTCATGCCTTTTCGTCCCTGAAACCAGGGGGCATATTTGTGGCCCAGACTGAGTCGCTCCACTTTCACCGTGATTTCGTCCGCCATGTGCAGCGTCGGCTGGCCGGGATATTCAACGTGGTGAGTCTGTACACGGTGTCCCTGGCTACCTATGCCGGGAACTGGTGGACCTTCTCTATTGCCTCCAAGGGAGGAGACCCGAAAGAGGTGCTCAGAAAGTGCGTAGTGCCTGCCAGGTATTACACGGAGGAGGTTCACCGCCACGCTTTCTTACCGCAAGGCGTGTACCAGAGGCTGATGGCGGGAGATTAG
- a CDS encoding CBS domain-containing protein produces MMGSSLRLGRVWGIDVKLHYSWFIIFALITASLSLSFLKEHALWIRVVTGVATSILLFASVLAHELAHSLVAIRNGIPVKSITLFFLGGVAHIRREAAQPKTELLVALAGPLCSLVLAGIFGLLWFLVWGMHDSESVSGDPVFWLAWINLVLALFNLIPGFPLDGGRVLRAIIWRRTKDYKKASHSAFVVGQGVAYLMIAFGVAVVLGGDRIYEGFTAFSGIWIAFVGWFVHRAASTSYRQVELREALRHLKVRSVMGSHYVAVPPDHSLRELIDRYVLPAGSHHFLVFDEGRLKGLVTYAEIKAVPQNRWDVTPVSAVMLPADKLIVAEPDEGALQALERMDDHDADTMLVVKEGVVLGMLVRQDLFRIMQLRSELGS; encoded by the coding sequence ATGATGGGTAGCTCGCTTCGTTTGGGCAGGGTATGGGGCATTGACGTAAAACTGCACTACTCCTGGTTCATCATCTTTGCTCTCATTACGGCCAGCCTTTCTCTCAGCTTTCTTAAGGAGCATGCTCTGTGGATAAGGGTGGTGACAGGGGTAGCCACCAGCATCCTGCTGTTCGCTTCCGTGCTGGCTCACGAGTTGGCGCACAGCCTGGTGGCCATCAGAAACGGTATCCCGGTAAAAAGCATCACTCTGTTCTTTCTCGGCGGGGTGGCCCACATACGCCGCGAAGCGGCGCAGCCCAAGACGGAACTGCTGGTGGCCCTGGCGGGCCCACTGTGCAGCCTGGTGCTGGCTGGCATTTTCGGGCTGCTGTGGTTCCTGGTCTGGGGCATGCACGATAGCGAGTCCGTCTCCGGTGACCCGGTTTTCTGGCTGGCCTGGATCAATCTGGTGCTGGCCCTGTTCAACCTGATACCAGGATTTCCTCTGGACGGAGGCCGCGTGCTGCGGGCTATTATCTGGCGGCGCACCAAGGACTATAAGAAGGCCTCCCATTCGGCTTTTGTGGTGGGGCAGGGCGTGGCCTACCTGATGATCGCCTTCGGCGTGGCAGTAGTGCTGGGTGGCGACAGGATTTATGAAGGCTTCACCGCCTTCAGCGGCATCTGGATCGCTTTTGTTGGCTGGTTCGTGCACCGGGCGGCCAGCACCAGCTATCGCCAGGTGGAGTTGCGCGAAGCCCTGCGGCACTTGAAGGTTCGTTCTGTCATGGGTTCTCACTACGTTGCTGTTCCCCCCGACCACAGTCTCCGAGAGCTCATTGACCGCTATGTTCTCCCGGCTGGTAGCCACCACTTTCTGGTGTTTGATGAGGGCAGGCTCAAGGGGCTCGTTACCTATGCTGAGATCAAGGCGGTGCCTCAAAATCGCTGGGATGTTACTCCAGTGAGCGCAGTCATGCTTCCGGCAGACAAGTTGATAGTGGCTGAACCTGATGAAGGAGCCCTCCAGGCGCTGGAGCGGATGGATGATCACGATGCAGACACGATGCTGGTAGTGAAGGAGGGTGTTGTCCTGGGCATGCTGGTGCGGCAAGATCTGTTTCGCATCATGCAACTGCGCTCTGAGCTGGGGAGTTAG
- a CDS encoding alpha/beta fold hydrolase yields MKTRQVSLGIDGLDIAGEACFPDGERASLPALCICHGIPSGSPPDPSDGGYPALAATFCAAGFITLIFNFRGTGASGGNFDIQGWARDLEAAMDYLYSCPEVDRQRLYLMGFSGGAAVSACVAARDPRVKGVVLCACPAEFRGLVLEENALSSIEHFRRIGIIRDRDFPPSVDGWLQGFRHVAPLRWIDRIAPRPLLLLQGAEDDVVDVSQAWLLYHKAREPKEIAVIEGAGHRLRLDRGAMDRALRWLKKEARSDGDSVSF; encoded by the coding sequence ATGAAGACAAGACAGGTCTCCCTGGGCATTGACGGGCTTGATATTGCCGGAGAAGCCTGCTTCCCTGACGGTGAAAGGGCAAGCCTGCCCGCTCTCTGTATCTGCCACGGCATCCCCTCTGGCAGCCCTCCAGACCCCAGCGATGGGGGTTACCCGGCGCTGGCCGCGACCTTCTGCGCCGCTGGCTTCATTACCCTGATATTCAACTTCAGAGGGACGGGAGCCAGCGGAGGCAATTTCGACATCCAGGGTTGGGCGAGGGACCTGGAGGCGGCGATGGACTACCTCTACTCCTGTCCTGAGGTGGACCGGCAGCGGCTCTACCTCATGGGCTTCAGCGGAGGCGCTGCTGTCTCGGCTTGCGTCGCTGCCCGCGATCCCAGGGTGAAGGGGGTGGTTCTCTGCGCCTGCCCGGCGGAGTTCCGCGGCCTCGTCCTGGAAGAAAACGCTCTGTCCTCCATCGAGCACTTCCGCCGCATTGGAATAATCAGGGACAGGGATTTCCCGCCTTCGGTGGACGGCTGGCTGCAAGGCTTCCGCCATGTGGCCCCTCTTCGCTGGATAGACAGGATTGCGCCCAGACCCTTGCTTCTGCTGCAAGGGGCGGAGGATGATGTGGTGGACGTGAGTCAGGCCTGGCTCCTGTACCACAAGGCCAGGGAGCCCAAAGAGATAGCGGTTATCGAAGGGGCGGGACACAGGCTGCGGTTGGACAGAGGGGCCATGGACAGGGCCTTAAGGTGGCTGAAGAAGGAGGCGCGCTCAGATGGTGACTCTGTGTCATTCTGA